One Spodoptera frugiperda isolate SF20-4 chromosome 30, AGI-APGP_CSIRO_Sfru_2.0, whole genome shotgun sequence genomic window carries:
- the LOC118269636 gene encoding heterogeneous nuclear ribonucleoprotein F isoform X1, whose product MLGSGDSSYIIKLRGLPFSTTVEDVLDFLRGVNVCNGKEGVHLTEVRPGRPSGECFVEVESQQDVEEALKKDKDNMGKRYIEIFSTDRQDMEWAINAMRQSENGGFDGIPNVSDDMGIVKLRGLPFGCNKEEIIQFFDGLTVATDGVHLLSDVTGRASGEAFVHFVDKESAQEALNRDREKIGHRYIEVFLSSADEVRAYTARIESGFRSSRGYRPTPYDRNDRFSGRFGSRGRGSFGRGGGYGGGGRGGFRRAGSGCHCVHMRGLPFKATPQDIAYFFKPIRPMNINILYDNSGRPSGEADVEFECHEDAMRAMRRDKNNMDHRYVELFLNSSPSGAGGGGFKPNRSFRNNY is encoded by the exons aTGTTGGGTTCTGGGGATAGCAGCTACATCATAAAGTTGCGCGGCTTGCCTTTCTCCACCACCGTAGAAGATGTCCTCGATTTTCTCCGGGGCGTCAACGTGTGTAATGGCAAAGAAG GTGTGCACTTGACCGAGGTGCGCCCGGGTCGTCCATCGGGAGAATGTTTCGTGGAAGTAGAGAGCCAGCAGGATGTGGAGGAGGCTCTCAAGAAAGATAAAGATAACATGGGCAAAAGATACATTGAGA TCTTTTCTACTGACCGCCAAGACATGGAATGGGCTATAAATGCCATGCGTCAATCCGAGAATGGTGGCTTTGACGGTATACCCAATGTATCTGATGATATGGGTATCGTCAAGCTGCGAGGCTTGCCTTTTGGCTGCAACAAGGAAGAAATCATCCAGTTCTTTGACG GGCTGACGGTCGCCACGGATGGGGTCCACTTGCTCTCCGACGTCACGGGGCGGGCCTCAGGAGAGGCGTTCGTACACTTCGTAGACAAGGAGAGCGCACAAGAGGCTCTCAACAGGGACAGGGAGAAAATAGGACACAG GTACATAGAAGTATTCCTGAGTTCCGCAGACGAGGTTCGTGCGTACACTGCTCGTATTGAGAGTGGGTTCCGTTCTTCAAGAGGGTACAGACCGACCCCGTACGACAGGAACGACAGATTCTCTGGAAGATTCGGCAGTAGGGGCCGAGGTTCATTTGGTAGGG GCGGTGGCTACGGCGGCGGCGGCCGTGGCGGGTTCCGTCGTGCTGGCAGTGGATGTCACTGCGTACACATGCGCGGCCTGCCCTTCAAGGCTACTCCACAAGATATCgcttat TTCTTCAAGCCGATCCGTCCCATGAACATCAACATTCTGTATGATAACAGTGGTCGGCCCTCAGGCGAGGCTGATGTGGAGTTCGAATGTCATGAGGATGCCATGAGG GCAATGAGACGCGACAAGAACAACATGGATCACCGCTACGTCGAGCTGTTCCTGAACTCCTCGCCCAGCGGCGCTGGCGGCGGCGGCTTCAAACCGAACAGGAGCTTCAGGAACAACTACTGA
- the LOC118269636 gene encoding heterogeneous nuclear ribonucleoprotein F isoform X2, with protein MLGSGDSSYIIKLRGLPFSTTVEDVLDFLRGVNVCNGKEGVHLTEVRPGRPSGECFVEVESQQDVEEALKKDKDNMGKRYIEIFSTDRQDMEWAINAMRQSENGGFDGIPNVSDDMGIVKLRGLPFGCNKEEIIQFFDGLTVATDGVHLLSDVTGRASGEAFVHFVDKESAQEALNRDREKIGHRYIEVFLSSADEVRAYTARIESGFRSSRGYRPTPYDRNDRFSGRFGSRGRGSFGGGYGGGGRGGFRRAGSGCHCVHMRGLPFKATPQDIAYFFKPIRPMNINILYDNSGRPSGEADVEFECHEDAMRAMRRDKNNMDHRYVELFLNSSPSGAGGGGFKPNRSFRNNY; from the exons aTGTTGGGTTCTGGGGATAGCAGCTACATCATAAAGTTGCGCGGCTTGCCTTTCTCCACCACCGTAGAAGATGTCCTCGATTTTCTCCGGGGCGTCAACGTGTGTAATGGCAAAGAAG GTGTGCACTTGACCGAGGTGCGCCCGGGTCGTCCATCGGGAGAATGTTTCGTGGAAGTAGAGAGCCAGCAGGATGTGGAGGAGGCTCTCAAGAAAGATAAAGATAACATGGGCAAAAGATACATTGAGA TCTTTTCTACTGACCGCCAAGACATGGAATGGGCTATAAATGCCATGCGTCAATCCGAGAATGGTGGCTTTGACGGTATACCCAATGTATCTGATGATATGGGTATCGTCAAGCTGCGAGGCTTGCCTTTTGGCTGCAACAAGGAAGAAATCATCCAGTTCTTTGACG GGCTGACGGTCGCCACGGATGGGGTCCACTTGCTCTCCGACGTCACGGGGCGGGCCTCAGGAGAGGCGTTCGTACACTTCGTAGACAAGGAGAGCGCACAAGAGGCTCTCAACAGGGACAGGGAGAAAATAGGACACAG GTACATAGAAGTATTCCTGAGTTCCGCAGACGAGGTTCGTGCGTACACTGCTCGTATTGAGAGTGGGTTCCGTTCTTCAAGAGGGTACAGACCGACCCCGTACGACAGGAACGACAGATTCTCTGGAAGATTCGGCAGTAGGGGCCGAGGTTCATTTG GCGGTGGCTACGGCGGCGGCGGCCGTGGCGGGTTCCGTCGTGCTGGCAGTGGATGTCACTGCGTACACATGCGCGGCCTGCCCTTCAAGGCTACTCCACAAGATATCgcttat TTCTTCAAGCCGATCCGTCCCATGAACATCAACATTCTGTATGATAACAGTGGTCGGCCCTCAGGCGAGGCTGATGTGGAGTTCGAATGTCATGAGGATGCCATGAGG GCAATGAGACGCGACAAGAACAACATGGATCACCGCTACGTCGAGCTGTTCCTGAACTCCTCGCCCAGCGGCGCTGGCGGCGGCGGCTTCAAACCGAACAGGAGCTTCAGGAACAACTACTGA